From one Brachypodium distachyon strain Bd21 chromosome 4, Brachypodium_distachyon_v3.0, whole genome shotgun sequence genomic stretch:
- the LOC100831579 gene encoding protein cornichon homolog 1: MSVELILWLFSFASVMVLVGLTAYQLICLSDLEFDYINPYDSSSRINAVVIIEYALQAVLCAAFLLTLNWFPFLVMAPVTYYHVKLYMNRKHLVDVTEIFRQLHGEKKYRMIKLAFYFGLFIITIYRLVMTAVLLFIDEDANLVETRTI; the protein is encoded by the exons ATGTCTGTGGAACTCATCCTCTGGCTCTTCTCCTTCGCCTCCGTCATGGTCCTCGTCGGCCTCACCGCCTACCAG CTTATCTGTTTATCCGATCTGGAGTTTGACTATATCAATCCATATGATTCATCATCTCGCATCAATGCGGTGGTCATTATAGAATACGCCCTCCAAGCGGTTCTGTGTGCTGCTTTCCTCTTGACGTTGAATTGGTTTCCATTTCTCGTCATGGCTCCTGTAACATACTACCATGTGAAGCT GTATATGAATCGGAAACATCTTGTAGATGTTACTGAGATATTCCGACAGCTACATGGAGAGAAAAAGTACAGGATGATCAAGCTTGCCTTCTACTTCGGCTTATTTATTATAACTATTTACAG GCTTGTGATGACAGCTGTTCTGTTATTTATTGACGAGGATGCTAATCTGGTAGAAACTAGGACTATCTAG
- the LOC100829734 gene encoding uncharacterized protein LOC100829734, producing MTGKGAKSVATGTTPPQRNGADTKAVPNYLRPSTGSCHNACKYGGHHAFEEKEVPKDQPRPRKQPSASDDQKRRLVKVRSVSWRRVGDFGKTGKADRLVGETVEWKDIVAYDAVEVLPLPANGPDGRKSDVMKGKKPFAKTTGQEIVAKKPTESLNKKLVKTVRSKLTGKASTSSQAIGGAKDASSSDNKKMIDKSTKSVKPLKTKKSTTLPIEKKVVSQEVVQGDATTGDKQGETIYPPDQEEHAAVSESGKPIPVHRRAKSMSISSRSVRFPFIRQASKNAATFKLRSKSSKAPVLADEDEKPTRLRFRKGRAAAGEEPSSGIQLRIRSLRRRGSGISRGATSTGFVVPEVTLRHQKTLEKKKSRRLYNNLIEETASKLAKSRKSRVKSLVGAFETLISKIGK from the coding sequence ATGACCGGAAAAGGTGCCAAGTCGGTTGCGACTGGTACGACGCCTCCTCAACGCAACGGGGCCGACACGAAGGCCGTCCCCAACTACCTCAGGCCATCGACCGGCTCATGCCACAACGCCTGCAAGTACGGTGGGCATCACGCATTCGAGGAGAAAGAGGTTCCCAAGGACCAACCGAGACCTCGGAAGCAGCCATCGGCTTCTGATGACCAGAAGAGAAGGCTCGTAAAGGTGCGATCAGTGTCCTGGAGGCGTGTCGGAGATTTCGGCAAAACCGGGAAGGCCGACAGGCTCGTCGGGGAGACCGTGGAGTGGAAGGACATTGTGGCCTATGATGCAGTAGAAGTGCTTCCACTTCCAGCTAATGGACCTGATGGAAGGAAGAGTGATGTGATGAAGGGGAAAAAGCCATTTGCCAAGACCACTGGGCAGGAGATTGTTGCCAAGAAGCCAACTGAATCACTGAACAAGAAGCTAGTTAAGACTGTCCGATCAAAGCTGACCGGGAAGGCCTCGACAAGCTCTCAAGCCATTGGTGGAGCAAAGGATGCCTCATCTTCTGATAACAAGAAAATGATTGACAAGAGCACAAAGAGCGTGAAACCTCTGAAAACGAAGAAATCGACAACATTGCCCATCGAAAAGAAGGTTGTGAGTCAAGAAGTAGTTCAGGGAGATGCAACTACTGGTGATAAACAAGGGGAGACAATCTACCCTCCTGACCAAGAAGAGCATGCTGCTGTTTCTGAATCAGGCAAGCCTATCCCGGTGCATCGAAGGGCGAAGAGCATGAGCATCAGCAGCCGATCGGTGCGCTTTCCGTTTATCCGACAGGCCAGCAAGAATGCAGCCACCTTCAAGCTGCGCTCCAAGAGCAGCAAAGCGCCAGTCCTGGCAGATGAAGATGAGAAGCCCACGAGACTCAGGTTCAGAAAGGGGAGAGCAGCGGCAGGCGAGGAACCCAGCAGTGGCATCCAGCTGAGAATTAGGAGCCTCCGGAGGCGAGGGTCCGGCATCTCCCGTGGCGCGACGAGCACGGGCTTCGTCGTGCCGGAGGTGACGCTGAGGCATCAGAAGAcgctggagaagaagaagagccggaggCTATACAACAACCTGATCGAGGAGACGGCCAGCAAGCTCGCCAAGAGCAGGAAGAGCAGGGTTAAGTCCTTGGTTGGGGCATTTGAAACTCTCATCTCCAAGATTGGGAAGTAG